One Esox lucius isolate fEsoLuc1 chromosome 1, fEsoLuc1.pri, whole genome shotgun sequence genomic region harbors:
- the LOC105026882 gene encoding golgin subfamily A member 6-like protein 22 isoform X1, giving the protein MGVFIFTALLWTFSGVGCLPLSSPPVDGKVTDCFQDSLKGNGAVPHPGCETQLTAGNALQRHQGLLRELQELAQDEREREQEFRRKKELYEGNQSEGEKSQEEREEKNNELRMKKVTEEEEAKVEMMDRTKDEMREEPRLEEKSADEEESTKELEELLAAEITKKAEEENDDRELEELLKELKKKRYESAKEKELQQGSEAEEERRKKEEEEKEEQRKGEKRRLEILESEEKKRSEERKNNEVELLVEKEKVERELKELLKEQDSKKNAEKEKEREEKQEELEELLKKMKHVKEEEQEEEEEKNREKAREAETVNGHGQEQVATPRELGTEAGEDDDVKEPQQKRMMEKASDESTRQFEKERYRDNDDDDEEDEDVEEEDWEEEESDVERKDNDDDDDAEKDEGDELLEIEAELRKVTAELRELRRGH; this is encoded by the exons ATGGGAGTATTTATTTTCACGGCGTTGCTCTGGACATTTAGTGGAG TGGGATGTCTGCCACTATCCTCACCTCCTGTGGATGGAAAG gtaactgattgttttCAGGACTCTCTGAAGGGTAATGGAGCTGTTCCGCATCCTGGTTGTGAGACGCAACTAACAG CAGGTAATGCGTTACAAAGGCACCAGGGCCTGTTGAGGGAACTGCAGGAGCTTGCCCAGGACG agagggagagggagcaggaGTTCAGGAGGAAGAAGGAGCTGTATGAGGGGAACCAGTCTGAGGGAGAGAAGAgccaagaagagagagaggagaagaacaATGAACTGAGGATGAAAAAagtgacagaggaggaggaagcaAAGGTAGAAATGATGGACAGAACAAAGGACGAGATGAGGGAGGAGCCCAGACTAGAGGAGAAAAGTGCTGATGAGGAGGAGAGCACCAAAGAGCTAGAGGAGCTCCTCGCGGCTGAAATCACAAAGAAAGCGGAGGAGGAAAACGATGACAGGGAACTTGAGGAACTGCTCAAAGAGCTTAAAAAGAAAAGGTACGAGTCGGCGAAGGAAAAAGAGCTCCAGCAAGGGTCAGAagctgaggaggagagaaggaagaaagaggaggaagagaaggaggaacagagaaagggagagaaaaggcgTCTAGAAATCCTTGAAAGTGAAGAGAAGAAACGCAGcgaagagagaaagaacaacGAGGTGGAGCTCCtcgtggagaaagagaaggtggAGCGAGAGCTCAAAGAGCTTCTGAAAGAACAGGATAGCAAGAAGAAtgcagagaaggagaaagagagagaggaaaaacaggAGGAACTAGAGGAGCTccttaaaaaaatgaaacacgTCAAAGAGGAGGAgcaagaagaagaggaggagaaaaatagagagaaagCCAGGGAGGCGGAGACGGTGAACGGACATGGTCAGGAGCAGGTTGCCACTCCTCGGGAACTGGGGACGGAAGCTGGAGAGGACGACGATGTGAAGGAGCCTCAGCAGAAACGAATGATGGAGAAAGCGAGTGATGAAAGCACCCGgcaatttgaaaaggaaaggtacagggacaatgatgatgatgatgaagaagatgaggatgtggaggaggaagaCTGGGAAGAGGAAGAGTCAGATGTGGAGAGAAaggataatgatgatgatgatgatgctgaGAAGGATGAAGGAGAT GAGCTTCTGGAGATTGAGGCTGAGCTGCGAAAAGTGACTGCAGAACTTCGAGAGCTACGTAGGGGTCATTAA
- the LOC105026882 gene encoding golgin subfamily A member 6-like protein 22 isoform X2, whose protein sequence is MGVFIFTALLWTFSGVGCLPLSSPPVDGKVTDCFQDSLKGNGAVPHPGCETQLTGNALQRHQGLLRELQELAQDEREREQEFRRKKELYEGNQSEGEKSQEEREEKNNELRMKKVTEEEEAKVEMMDRTKDEMREEPRLEEKSADEEESTKELEELLAAEITKKAEEENDDRELEELLKELKKKRYESAKEKELQQGSEAEEERRKKEEEEKEEQRKGEKRRLEILESEEKKRSEERKNNEVELLVEKEKVERELKELLKEQDSKKNAEKEKEREEKQEELEELLKKMKHVKEEEQEEEEEKNREKAREAETVNGHGQEQVATPRELGTEAGEDDDVKEPQQKRMMEKASDESTRQFEKERYRDNDDDDEEDEDVEEEDWEEEESDVERKDNDDDDDAEKDEGDELLEIEAELRKVTAELRELRRGH, encoded by the exons ATGGGAGTATTTATTTTCACGGCGTTGCTCTGGACATTTAGTGGAG TGGGATGTCTGCCACTATCCTCACCTCCTGTGGATGGAAAG gtaactgattgttttCAGGACTCTCTGAAGGGTAATGGAGCTGTTCCGCATCCTGGTTGTGAGACGCAACTAACAG GTAATGCGTTACAAAGGCACCAGGGCCTGTTGAGGGAACTGCAGGAGCTTGCCCAGGACG agagggagagggagcaggaGTTCAGGAGGAAGAAGGAGCTGTATGAGGGGAACCAGTCTGAGGGAGAGAAGAgccaagaagagagagaggagaagaacaATGAACTGAGGATGAAAAAagtgacagaggaggaggaagcaAAGGTAGAAATGATGGACAGAACAAAGGACGAGATGAGGGAGGAGCCCAGACTAGAGGAGAAAAGTGCTGATGAGGAGGAGAGCACCAAAGAGCTAGAGGAGCTCCTCGCGGCTGAAATCACAAAGAAAGCGGAGGAGGAAAACGATGACAGGGAACTTGAGGAACTGCTCAAAGAGCTTAAAAAGAAAAGGTACGAGTCGGCGAAGGAAAAAGAGCTCCAGCAAGGGTCAGAagctgaggaggagagaaggaagaaagaggaggaagagaaggaggaacagagaaagggagagaaaaggcgTCTAGAAATCCTTGAAAGTGAAGAGAAGAAACGCAGcgaagagagaaagaacaacGAGGTGGAGCTCCtcgtggagaaagagaaggtggAGCGAGAGCTCAAAGAGCTTCTGAAAGAACAGGATAGCAAGAAGAAtgcagagaaggagaaagagagagaggaaaaacaggAGGAACTAGAGGAGCTccttaaaaaaatgaaacacgTCAAAGAGGAGGAgcaagaagaagaggaggagaaaaatagagagaaagCCAGGGAGGCGGAGACGGTGAACGGACATGGTCAGGAGCAGGTTGCCACTCCTCGGGAACTGGGGACGGAAGCTGGAGAGGACGACGATGTGAAGGAGCCTCAGCAGAAACGAATGATGGAGAAAGCGAGTGATGAAAGCACCCGgcaatttgaaaaggaaaggtacagggacaatgatgatgatgatgaagaagatgaggatgtggaggaggaagaCTGGGAAGAGGAAGAGTCAGATGTGGAGAGAAaggataatgatgatgatgatgatgctgaGAAGGATGAAGGAGAT GAGCTTCTGGAGATTGAGGCTGAGCTGCGAAAAGTGACTGCAGAACTTCGAGAGCTACGTAGGGGTCATTAA